In the Corynebacterium suedekumii genome, one interval contains:
- a CDS encoding DUF3017 domain-containing protein, whose translation MSSPLGALDNPHDAGVVPSRLPRPVQWAGLALFLVGVAVASGFAVTEHWRRATFVLGASLLWLAVLRLTFDSRVLGVFAVRSRRFDAFFCLIVGGAMAFLSASVDALGS comes from the coding sequence GTGAGTAGCCCCCTCGGAGCCCTGGACAACCCCCATGACGCGGGCGTTGTCCCCTCCCGCCTGCCCCGCCCCGTGCAGTGGGCGGGCCTGGCGCTGTTCCTGGTCGGCGTGGCCGTCGCCTCCGGTTTCGCCGTCACCGAACACTGGCGGCGCGCCACCTTCGTCCTCGGGGCGTCACTGCTGTGGCTGGCCGTGCTGCGCCTGACTTTCGATTCCCGGGTCCTCGGCGTCTTCGCGGTCCGCTCCCGGCGTTTCGACGCCTTCTTCTGCCTCATCGTCGGCGGCGCCATGGCGTTCCTGTCGGCGTCGGTCGACGCGCTCGGGTCCTGA
- a CDS encoding response regulator transcription factor, with protein MVRKIEVLIVDDEEFFREALVEIVKSFEDLTVVGDMSSGATALQFLENNACDVVLCDVRMPHMNGIEFTELSRHLDDPPQVVAVTSFNNDVSRVSMLRAGANGFILKSARRQDIADGIRSAVQGGTSISPDAARYLKKFLRPPVSLESDVVSALDRRVLAELHYGLSNADISRELGISVPSVKKSVNRLMQVFGASSRLQLVVLTSP; from the coding sequence ATGGTTAGGAAAATTGAGGTTCTGATCGTCGATGACGAGGAGTTCTTCCGCGAAGCGCTCGTAGAGATTGTGAAGAGCTTCGAGGATCTCACCGTGGTCGGTGACATGTCTTCTGGGGCCACGGCACTGCAATTCTTGGAAAACAACGCGTGTGACGTTGTTTTGTGCGATGTCCGTATGCCGCACATGAACGGGATTGAGTTCACCGAACTGAGCCGGCATCTCGACGACCCACCTCAGGTCGTCGCGGTGACGTCATTCAACAACGACGTTTCGAGGGTGTCGATGCTTCGGGCAGGTGCCAATGGGTTCATCCTCAAGAGCGCTCGACGACAGGACATAGCAGATGGCATTCGGAGTGCGGTACAGGGAGGGACGTCGATTTCTCCTGATGCAGCCAGGTATTTAAAGAAGTTTCTCCGTCCACCCGTGTCGCTGGAAAGCGACGTCGTTTCCGCGTTGGATCGGCGAGTTCTCGCAGAACTGCACTACGGATTGAGTAACGCGGATATTTCCAGGGAACTGGGGATTTCAGTTCCATCGGTAAAGAAGTCAGTCAACCGACTAATGCAAGTCTTCGGAGCCAGCAGCAGATTGCAACTCGTGGTTCTGACGAGCCCCTAG
- the metX gene encoding homoserine O-acetyltransferase MetX, which produces MPTLAPEGTLATQPIGDLVTEAGATITDATIAYQRWGEFRGEPDGNNNVLVIEHALTGDTDVADWWGPLIGPGLALDTDRWCVISTNVIGGCQGSTGPSSPHPDGRPWGSRFPAISIRDQVTAEKLLLDALGLTRVHAILGGSMGGARVLEWSLMYPEQLASACVIAVSARASAWQIGIQSAQISAIERDPAWHGGDYHGTGQAPTAGLAAARRIAHLTYRGEQEIDERFGTTPQTGENPLGRYRDPNQRFAVESYLDHQGRKLVERFDAGSYVVLTDSLNRHDIGRGRGGLNKALASITVPTMIVGVDTDILYPYHQQEHLSRNIGTLLGIAKLVSPIGHDAFLAEFRQMDRILRRFLDLSQTTSDEDAGDYMI; this is translated from the coding sequence ATGCCCACCCTCGCCCCCGAAGGAACCCTGGCCACGCAGCCGATCGGTGACCTAGTCACCGAGGCCGGCGCGACGATCACGGACGCCACCATCGCCTACCAGCGGTGGGGCGAGTTCCGGGGTGAGCCCGACGGGAACAACAATGTCCTGGTCATCGAGCATGCCCTCACCGGTGACACCGACGTCGCCGACTGGTGGGGCCCGCTCATCGGCCCGGGTCTGGCGCTGGACACGGACCGGTGGTGCGTGATCTCCACGAACGTCATCGGCGGCTGCCAGGGCTCCACGGGCCCGTCCTCACCGCACCCGGACGGCCGGCCGTGGGGGTCCCGGTTCCCGGCGATCTCCATCCGGGACCAGGTCACCGCGGAGAAGCTGCTTCTCGACGCCCTGGGACTCACCCGGGTCCACGCCATCCTCGGCGGCTCCATGGGTGGCGCGCGCGTCCTCGAGTGGTCGTTGATGTACCCGGAGCAGTTGGCGAGTGCGTGCGTCATCGCGGTGTCGGCCCGTGCCTCCGCGTGGCAGATCGGCATCCAGTCCGCCCAGATCAGCGCCATTGAGCGGGACCCGGCGTGGCACGGCGGCGACTACCACGGCACCGGGCAGGCCCCCACGGCCGGACTGGCGGCCGCCCGTCGGATCGCGCACCTGACCTACCGGGGTGAGCAGGAGATCGACGAACGTTTCGGCACCACCCCGCAGACCGGGGAGAATCCGCTGGGCCGGTACCGCGATCCGAACCAGCGTTTCGCCGTGGAGTCCTACCTGGACCATCAGGGCCGCAAGCTCGTCGAGCGTTTCGACGCCGGCTCCTACGTCGTCCTCACCGACTCCCTCAACCGCCACGACATCGGCCGGGGGCGGGGCGGGCTGAACAAGGCACTGGCATCGATCACCGTGCCCACCATGATCGTCGGCGTGGACACCGACATCCTCTACCCCTACCACCAGCAGGAACACCTCTCGCGCAACATCGGCACCCTGCTGGGAATCGCGAAACTGGTCTCCCCCATCGGGCATGACGCGTTCCTGGCGGAGTTCCGGCAGATGGACCGGATCCTGCGCCGCTTCCTCGACCTGAGCCAGACGACCTCCGACGAGGACGCCGGCGACTACATGATCTGA
- a CDS encoding tRNA (cytidine(34)-2'-O)-methyltransferase: protein MPRLHVIFDNPVIPPNTGNAIRMCAGSGAHLHLVEPLGFDLSEKHLRRAGLDYHDLADVAVHPDLDACFATLPHSRIFAFTTRACTWHTQVAYDDGDALLFGTEPTGLPEEHLAHPRITGEVRIPMVPGRRSMNLSNSAAVATYEAWRQFGFPGGI, encoded by the coding sequence ATGCCCCGACTGCACGTCATCTTCGACAACCCCGTCATTCCCCCGAACACGGGTAACGCGATCCGGATGTGCGCCGGCTCGGGCGCGCACCTGCATCTGGTGGAGCCGCTGGGTTTTGACCTGTCGGAGAAGCACCTGCGGCGGGCGGGCCTGGACTACCACGACCTCGCGGACGTCGCGGTCCACCCGGACCTCGACGCCTGCTTTGCGACGCTCCCCCACTCCCGCATCTTCGCCTTCACCACCCGCGCCTGCACGTGGCACACCCAGGTCGCCTACGACGACGGTGATGCCCTGCTCTTCGGCACCGAACCCACCGGCCTCCCCGAGGAGCATCTGGCCCATCCCCGGATCACCGGGGAGGTGCGCATCCCCATGGTGCCGGGACGCCGCAGCATGAATCTGTCCAACTCGGCGGCCGTGGCCACCTATGAGGCCTGGCGTCAGTTCGGGTTCCCAGGCGGGATCTAG
- a CDS encoding sensor histidine kinase yields MPDQTSHAPNARFTTGETTIVVGLACASPIFGEPSAWDLVFSGLFASVVFVSNLRPFLGLIPIPVASLLWERGLVDDISVVPVLLFVVVHMVSFRFGVVLSASIVAEWLLFAYVPLLGRLLFTEWAATLLVEGLLLGIVIWTGRARNRLAWSRHELVDAQRRARAAVVVELRESLHDSLARKITMMTMLSDRVLARPDGDSTVREISEMSSLGRDALTELENLMREVSDDPDLTEQDDSVWVPDSLDISVVKAMRRLVELGFDVKCRGQFSGLSIPAKSERALVLSLQECIANSAKYAPEQGKIDIERVDKPGEVGVAIRNQTPDSQTSISCSFSTKTGLVGVFRRIGEVQGTVHLSSSFNSWQILMLVPLERNIEND; encoded by the coding sequence GTGCCTGACCAGACCTCACATGCCCCGAATGCGCGCTTCACCACGGGGGAAACCACGATAGTAGTCGGACTGGCATGCGCATCACCGATATTCGGCGAACCCTCTGCGTGGGACTTAGTCTTCTCAGGACTTTTCGCCAGCGTGGTATTTGTGTCGAACTTGCGGCCTTTCCTGGGGTTAATCCCCATCCCCGTAGCTTCCCTGCTCTGGGAAAGGGGATTGGTGGATGACATTTCAGTCGTTCCCGTTCTACTTTTTGTTGTTGTCCACATGGTCTCTTTTCGCTTCGGCGTGGTGTTGTCTGCGTCTATTGTCGCGGAATGGCTATTATTCGCCTACGTTCCGTTACTCGGACGTCTGCTATTCACCGAATGGGCCGCCACTTTATTGGTAGAAGGATTGCTTCTCGGAATCGTCATCTGGACCGGTAGGGCGAGAAATCGTTTGGCTTGGTCTCGTCATGAATTGGTTGATGCTCAAAGAAGGGCCAGGGCTGCCGTTGTTGTTGAACTGCGCGAGAGTTTGCACGACAGCTTGGCACGTAAGATCACCATGATGACGATGCTTTCGGACCGGGTCTTGGCTCGGCCCGACGGGGATTCTACGGTACGTGAGATCAGCGAAATGTCGTCTTTGGGACGAGATGCATTGACGGAGCTGGAGAACCTCATGCGCGAGGTGAGTGATGATCCGGACTTGACTGAGCAGGATGATTCGGTGTGGGTGCCTGATTCGCTGGACATTTCAGTGGTGAAGGCCATGAGACGCCTAGTTGAACTTGGCTTCGACGTGAAATGTAGGGGACAGTTTTCGGGTTTATCCATTCCTGCGAAATCTGAACGAGCCCTCGTACTGTCGCTCCAAGAGTGTATCGCAAATTCCGCGAAATATGCCCCGGAGCAGGGAAAAATTGACATTGAGAGGGTTGACAAGCCTGGAGAGGTTGGGGTTGCGATTCGAAATCAAACGCCGGATTCTCAGACATCCATTTCCTGCAGTTTTTCGACAAAGACCGGTTTGGTCGGAGTTTTCCGCCGAATAGGTGAGGTCCAGGGAACAGTGCACCTGAGTTCAAGTTTTAATTCTTGGCAGATACTGATGTTAGTCCCATTGGAAAGGAATATAGAAAATGATTGA
- a CDS encoding bifunctional methylenetetrahydrofolate dehydrogenase/methenyltetrahydrofolate cyclohydrolase, which produces MTATKLDGQLYRNEIFEDLARRVAALKEKGSVPGLATVLVGDDPASHSYVKMKHRDCEQIGVNSIRRDLPADVSQEELLAVIDELNNDDACTGYIVQLPLPKHLDENAVLAAIDPDKDADGLHPVNLGKLVLNEPAPLPCTPNGAIHLLRRYDVELNGAKVVVIGRGVTVGRPIGLMLTRRSENATVTLCHTGTKDLVAETREADVIVAAAGQPHMLTADMVKPGAAILDVGVSRLDGKLAGDVHPDVWEVAGFVSPNPGGVGPLTRAFLVRNVVERAELLAGE; this is translated from the coding sequence GTGACTGCGACGAAACTAGATGGACAGCTCTACCGCAACGAGATCTTCGAGGACCTGGCCCGGCGCGTGGCCGCCCTCAAGGAGAAGGGCAGCGTGCCGGGTCTGGCGACCGTGCTCGTCGGCGATGACCCGGCCTCCCACTCGTACGTGAAGATGAAGCACCGCGACTGCGAGCAGATCGGCGTCAACTCCATACGCCGGGACCTGCCCGCGGATGTCAGCCAGGAGGAGCTGCTCGCCGTCATCGACGAGCTCAACAACGACGACGCCTGCACCGGCTACATTGTCCAGCTCCCGCTGCCGAAGCACCTCGACGAGAACGCCGTCCTCGCGGCCATCGACCCGGACAAGGACGCTGACGGCCTGCACCCGGTGAACCTGGGCAAGCTCGTCCTCAACGAGCCCGCCCCGCTGCCGTGCACCCCCAACGGCGCCATCCACCTGCTGCGGCGTTACGACGTCGAACTCAACGGCGCAAAGGTCGTGGTCATCGGCCGCGGTGTGACCGTCGGCCGCCCCATCGGCCTCATGCTCACCCGCCGCTCCGAGAACGCCACCGTCACCCTCTGCCACACCGGCACGAAGGACCTGGTCGCCGAGACGCGTGAGGCCGACGTCATCGTCGCCGCCGCCGGCCAGCCTCACATGCTCACCGCCGACATGGTCAAGCCCGGCGCCGCGATTCTCGACGTCGGCGTGTCCCGCCTCGACGGCAAGCTCGCCGGCGACGTGCACCCGGACGTGTGGGAGGTCGCCGGCTTCGTCTCCCCGAACCCGGGCGGTGTCGGCCCGCTCACCCGCGCCTTCCTCGTGCGCAACGTCGTCGAGAGGGCGGAACTGCTCGCCGGTGAGTAG